GCGGTGGTTACGGCACTGTGACGTAAGCGGTGAGGGCTTACTATCCCACCTTTCAGGACCTCAGCACCCATAGCGCGAACTAAGCGGTAGATGGCATTACCTCCAAAGCTCCAGCTAGTGCAGGCCAGCCCCATCTCTTCCAGCCATGGCGGGCTTCCTTCTATGGCTTTGGCATTAGCGATACGCTCGGCGGCATCGGCCAGGTCCCGCTGGTGTCGGCGTTCCATACGTTTGTGAACCCCAGGGTCTAGTGCTGTAAACATTGGAGCCCAAGGTTCTAAAGGTGCCCAGGTCGGCCTCACTTCCAGCCAGTCCTTCAAAGCACCAGCTACCAAAGGGTTCAGGGTGATGGCTTCCTGCTCGGTTCTGCCCTTGCCGCGGATAGCCAACTCCAGAGGATTGGAGGGGTCCCAGTCAGCCAAGGCGATGCGTGCAACCTCCCCCCGTCGCAGGCCGTTTAGAAGCAATAGGTAAGTCACAGCACGGTTGCGTGCCTGGCCAGCTTCACCGCCACGGCTTGAGACCAGTTGCTCGGCCTTTTGTACCAAAGCCTGGAGGTGGGCAACACCCGAGGGTCCGCGCATATCCCGGCGCTTGCCGTCATTCTTCAGGCCTTTAACCAGGTGTAGGCGGACGTCAGCCATACCGCAGTTGGCAGCAAGGCGAGCAACCCAGCGCAGGGACGCCAGGCGACGGTTCACCGTTGGGGAGGCCAGGCCCTGACGCTTCTGGTCAGCGATCCAGCGGATCACCAGGCCACGGGCAGCGTCATCACCCAGTTGCAGCCATCCGACTAGGGCACGGTGCACCCCTGCCTCACTGGTGGCATCCACGCCAATGGCCTTGTTGCTAAGCCAACGGGTAAAGGTTCGCCAGTCCTTCTGATAGGCAGCACGGCTCTCCCTTCCCAGCTCTACCTGGAGGGCATCGGCCAAAGGATCACTTTCCTGAGCAACATGCTGGAGCTGGGGGGTCAGCGCCGAGGTTTTCCGCGGGACGTCTTCCGCTGTGGCTGCCAGCCCACCGGGCTCCAGCGATTCGGCGTCTACCGTTTTGGCTGGCGTGTTGTCTGGATGGTTGATAGAACGAACGTCCCAAACGCGTTCCCGCTCACGCTTCTGGAAGGGGTCGGAAATATATGTTTCCATGCGCTGAGTACAAATGATACAAGGCTCGCGGCGCAGCTAAGCGCAATAATTCGTTACAATGGATAGGTACTTCAATTTGAACCGATGGACGACGCGAAATTTGGCTTCTCCGCTTTTGCTGAACAGTGGAACGGTCGTATGGCCATGCTGGGCTTCATCATCGGCTTGGGCACCGAGCTGTTGACCGGGCAGGGCATCCTAGCCCAGTTGGGTTTAGGTTGAAATTTAATCCAGAGCCCGATGTCTGGGCACCCAAGGACGGAGCTGGTTACCTCCAGCTCTTTTGCTTTGGTCTTTTCATTGCCACTATCGCTGTGGGAGGCAACATCGTCCTTCATTACTTGGTATCCTCTCTTCAATATGTCTCAGTCGCCTTCTAGGAAAACCTTTATGCATTATTCACTTAGCGTCTAATCGCGTAAATTTAACATTGAGATGCAATGTATACTGCTACTTTTTATGTGTGTCAACTAAGCGATAACCTGGTCTTAGTTTGACACAGCTTACTACTTGAGTTTAACCTAGGAGAGAGACTTAAAAGATAAAGTGGGTCTCCTTTTTTTACAGGATCAATCCCGTCACTGGAAAACTTATTGTCCCTAAAAAAAGCTCGTACATCCGTCTTATGAATCCCTAAAAGCCATTTAATCCCTCCTATCACATAAAAAGAAACTAATCACCTAAGAGCATAAGTTTATCATAAGAGCAGCTAGAGGAGAC
This genomic window from Synechococcus sp. M16CYN contains:
- a CDS encoding high light inducible protein encodes the protein MDDAKFGFSAFAEQWNGRMAMLGFIIGLGTELLTGQGILAQLGLG